Part of the Anopheles coluzzii chromosome 3, AcolN3, whole genome shotgun sequence genome is shown below.
CTATGATGTGTGTTACAACATACAACATACAGCAAGAACGTAAGTGTAAagtaaaaataagtaaatgTAGCGTAACTGATGTTATACACGCTCTCACTGTTTCTCTCTGCCTGTTTCTGTCTTCATCTTTCTCTATATCTTTCAAGGATATCGTTCGTGTTTCAGTTTGTTTCCTGCCGGAACAGTTGCCGGTGCTAGCGTGAATACTTCATAATCAATTATAGTAAAGTTATAATCACCAAATAAATGTCCAAATGCATACGAATTCGGACCGTCATACGAGTGAGGAAAATTTGAATACGACTCCATATTTACGTTACAATTATTCGAGATTAATAAATCGGCTCCAGCCCCGAATATAGGTCCACagctgaaaatgaaaaggTAGACATTTATAATACCAGTACGGCTGGTTCGTACCCGTACGTCTGCGCAAAGTAACTTACTCTGGATGATAGCAAATAGCGTACGGTTTCTTCACTATATCGAACTTTGTCGGTGGTTCGTTGTTGTAGTTCAGCGCGAACAGGAACGCTTTTTCCGAATGTAAATATCCTCCCTTCCGGTTCGTTTTGGCAAACGCAACGTCCGTAAATCCTCCACTGATGGCTCCATTAGAACTCTGCAcaattaaatattcaaaccTTATCATTGTAGTAGATGGACCATAAGCGATAAATGACCTGTAAACCTACCAAAGCAATTATAAACAGTGGTGCTACTCCATCGCAATGACGATGGAATGCGGATGCGGCGAATCCGTTTGTCGAGGCACGGTACACCATACGCCACGTTTGCTTTGCTGCCCCGAACCAACCGTTCAGGGTACCTTGGAAATggattttatcgttttttaatATAGCGGACCCATGGAACAGATTCAGCATTAAACGTGGCTGCAATCGTTTATCATTTTCGGTTAACGGTCCGGTCGGCACGGGCACTGCAGAGGCAGCTGCTGTGGGCAACTTGTTGGAGTGCAGGGCAGCTCTACGATATCTTTCGAGCGATAGCTCTATCGGCACGGCACCGGTAGGTTCCACCTCTTCAGCAAATACCTGACTGTCGATTAGGAACAACCGTACGTGTGAAATGACCGGTGCCAAATATTGGCACACGCGTTGCCTTTCTTCCTCCGTCCAGTGAGCAGTGGGCTGGGTCACTCCGGCTTGATTCTTCGCCCAGGCCAGCACACAACGCCAAACGTCTTCCTCCTCTAGTCCCAGCTGAAAAATAAAGACCAGATATTAGTACTGAGACTTTCACCAGGGTGGCCATCCTGTTACTTACATTGTCATACGAGATTACTTGAATCAATCCTTCTTTAGTCAGGTTCAGAAATGCATTCGTTTTGACGCACTCCGATGCATTCTCAGCTATGTATGTGATGCATTTATCTAGGAACGATGCGGCACATTTGGCACCTGAAAACAAAAGTTTTAAACCGCATACCGAGGACAAGTGGGATTATTAAAACTCGAGCATTTTAGCCTTTCTTTACCAATcacattaacacacacacacacacggaaaggGTTTAATTTCGTAGATGCAAACTCACATCTACAAACACTTTATTAGTCTTTCACCCGGTTGGCTGCTGGGGTTGCTTATCCGAAACACTTAGTATCAGTAGACCATCTTCGCGCATCTAATTTCTTAaatttaatgtaatttaaGGTACTGCGAAACACAACGCAATTGTACGCAACACCGGCTAATTCTGCACGTTCTGGATGAGTGTTATGTTGTCTCCTTTCAGCATGATACGCCCAAGCTGGCGtcgggtttgttttttaatattaaactCTTCCGCCTCGTCTAGCACCAGATTCATATACTCGTCGAAACCAACTGAAAATAAAGCATTGAAGAGTGGCGATTATTTTCCATTGCGCTGTGTTGACACAAACCCAAGCAAGGTTATGTGCTAGACCGCCATCCCGGCTTTCGCGCTTACCGATGTGTCCTTCTATTCGCAGATGCGTGTTTTCGTACAGCCACACTTGCACTCGAGATCGATTCTGTAGGTATCGGAAAATAAGGTTGATGGGTTGAACCATCACCTTTTGCACTTTGGAGCCTTTGAATGACATTTTTAGCTATTTTACAGCGTTTGGAAAATATACAactttgtttgccttttcttGGACGCCAAGGTGTAAATGGGCGAAGCGTAAGGTCAGCCCACTGTCATCATTTTGACGTTTGTTGCTGTCCCAAACACGCCATATTGCATGAAACATGACAGACACGCTGCCTGTACCGACCTGTCATTTTTGAAACTGTTCGACTGACCTTTCGAACAGATTCcacattcgagcagtttttcgTTACtaagattattttattttattttattcaaacgaaagaaaaacattttaaCATTCACTGGAAAAACAATTCGCAGAAAACGCCAATAAAAAACGCACATATATACACGTACTctacttctttggctcaacaaccgatgtcggtcaaggcctgcctgtacccacttgtgggcttggctttcagtgactaattgattccccccccatagcaagatagtcaagtcctacgtatggcggcgcggtctatttggggattgaacccatgacgggcatgttgttaagtcgtacgagttgatgactgtactacgagaccggtgCACGTACATTCATGCATATACACGACCGGTGCATATACACGTACATTCCCGATTAAAAAAGCTTCCAAGTTCGAGTAgcatattataaaaaaaattgtttccaGGTTGTTAAATTTGCTTACTTTCAGATGAACATTCTTTCGCGAGTTAGGGGGTTCTCGTGTTACGCACATTCGGAGATCCGcagattttttaatttgacagatcaaatgtcaaatcagaGAAATTTGCTTTAAGAATTGTCCAATGCAgtataatttgcatttttctgaTAAATTTTGGGCGAAAATcgcgaaattcgacttacgcggattcctcGGGAATGCACAAACcacgtaactcgggaacagaatGTAGTTATAACGATACAAAAATAACGATGTTCCTTAACAATTATATTAAAAGAAACTAATACAAATTGTCGATATTCAAGAAATATTCAAGCGTCAAGACGTATCCAAACGACAGATTGATGACAAAAAATTGTtctaaattaataaatttctcCTTTCAATAATTTTCTTCCAATTTTTGAAAGTGATGCATCTGGAAACTGCTAATGTATATTTTATAAGAGTTTTGCATTCACTTACGCTCAAGGATACAACATCTAGCAgaacaaaaaattaacaataaaGACCCATAACAATAAGGAATGAAAGAGTGGAAAGTATCACATGATGATCGTTTGAAGCTCAAAACTCGTAAGAACCGAGCTCCCCATACGCCGTGTGAATCAACTATTATGCGCCAGTAAGTCCCAGATATAGTAATCGAAAAATAGGATTTCATGCGCATGCGGCTCTTAGCTACAATTATGGTAGCTTTATCCCTTCACATATTTCCAACAACTTTCACACATATTTATGTTTGGTTTATTGATTTGTCTCTTCACGTCATTTTCAATCTACGGGTATTTTCATAGAATTTGTCACTTTTAGCCGCAAGTTTTGTCATTCCTCTAATCAAGGACAATTTTTGTCAATATATAAActatgttatttaaaaatgtatgcatTATTGTAGTTGTATAATTCATAAACTTGTTATGGAGCTACTTGCTTACTGCAACTTTTCGAAATTTCATAATTATCATAAATTAATTCTTAATCACACAGTGCCACTATGAATAGTATTATTGAtaaatgttattaaaaattgattgaataaatatgattaaaaacatacacaaacaaacagatgtAACGTAACGGCAACCAGTACATTCTATAAAAGTTAAAATAGTATCATAACTTACCACAAGCCTTTTCCTTGATTTCCATTACAGCCGTTAAAAATGTGCACGCATTTGCAACGGACATGGTTTTACTGACGTGATCCTCACATGCGATCTTTAGCTCCTCTACCCCCATATCCTGGGCTAACGTCATCATTTCAAATACTTTAGAATCCTGCAACATTATCTAATGATCATGGAAAACGATGAGCAACTGTGATCAAAACAAAGATATTAAACATCAATTTCCTTACCTTTGCGGTGTAAACATAGAGGATAAACTGACGAAAAATGTCCGGTTCGATATGAGGCAACCTAATAGGCGTTGGTGTACCGGGAGCAGAGGTGGACACAGTGCACCCTGGTATACGACATATCTCACCTCGTTTTGTATTCTGAAACGATTTACACCTGCAGAATAAAATAATCACCAGTTAGTACACAGCATTGTAATTTCCACGTGCCAAATCATTACCGTGCCATGAGAATGATACGATGTGCGTAGACCCGTTCTTCGCCCGTTCCTAGCACAAATACAATATCGGCCGTATCTTGATCTTCTGAAAGCTTTTGCAAATCATCCAACAACTGGGGAAGCCCAGCCAGGACTTTGTCGCATATAACAGACTGCGCTCGACTTCCCATCGTCTCGGAATCACTATGATAACTGATTTCGTATTTCATTCAAAATGCTTTACACGACGTATTTTTCCGCCGAtcgatggaagaaaaacaaattacttaGTAATTAATAGTATAGCGAGACAATCATAGATCGCGCAATGATCGAGTCAAGAAATGGTTTTCAGCCGTTTTTCGTTGATAAATATGCTccagaaaatgtaaacaaacaactctCTTACACCGTAAAACGCTTACGCACACCGTCACATTCACAAGTATGAATAAGTATTGGTGCAATGTTCAACCGCTTCTCTAACACCAACCACTTCTTCCGATCGTAGCGATCACGAGAATAATTGATCTTCACACCGCAATTTCAGCTCACAGCCAacacaattttgattttgaagatTATTCGCtagtatttttaatatttaaaaacaatacacacaacgaaaagtgtttttaaaaCTCTTTATACGCGACcacaaacgcaacaaaacagcaaagtCAGCGCTGTACGCCTGCTGCTATGTTGATGCGTATACGATGACTGTATGCACTATGGGGTTAGTACCGGTGAAATGATGGGCTTCGTTTTCTTAGCAGAGCGTTATTATTTCTTGCTCCTGTCCATTCTATGCTCAACAGGTTCTCTTTTACCTGTGCGcgtttctttcttgttttatgttttggaaCCACGCGCACTATAGGAAAGTATGGGGTAAACTGTGGACACAAAATAGATAAGCAGTACTCCAGAGAGGCAAACCTTATTTAGGGTTTAGGGAAGATATACAATAAATCCAAACCATTTGTTTTGACTCATAATGATACACCTTAGCTTGTGTGAGACATATTACTAAAATATAATAAACCGACAAACAACGAGCCTATCATCGACAAATTATACGCATCCTtatcaaataaattcaaaaccACAGTACAGGTTTTCTTTATTTGATCGGATTTTCAGTGATTGCGGCCCGCGAagttgagaataaaaaatatacctcAATATTTATACAAAATGCTGTTTCCaatcattattgttaaacaaattgactttttgtactCCTCGCCTCAAATCTAGAATCGtttcttatttaaaaattttcGATGTTATATTTCATTGTGctctttttaattaaaaaaatgtttaatatacTTTTAAAGTCACATGCAATCTCTTTTAtccttattattaaaataggatatttttcatttgtcgcGTTCTCACACGGCAGTTCTGTTAGAAAATATCGCTCAACCccactttttcactgaggtAGGGGAAAGCTAGCTGCCTGTTGCGATTTTTTTATAAGCAATCCGAGCTATCCATCGCTGGATGAATAACACAAATATTTGCCTGCAATTTTTTGATAgttcaagagaaaaattgtaaaaaatcgtgtttaaacattagttTTCGCTAATTTATAAGTCTCAAATGTTCTGGTggtatattcatttcttataacaagaacccgttgtttatgaaattttttgttaaattacgataTTTTTATCCGACACAGATTCGTGGTGTGTGAACccaaaaagattttttttacacaatttttacaggcaatttttttttacacttgaAGCGAAATGATTCGCGAATTAAGGAAtggactgtgtgagctaacCTATTAATTAGCTATGTATTGCAGGACTTCGgcatttcgtttattttaatcCTTAATGTAAATCCTTTTATCTTAAGCataatcatttcattttggttttgatttttggggaggttgcAAAGTACAATTTGTCTTGTAGAATGTGAGatgcaaataaattcaactTGGCTACAAACGCTTTCGATAAGTCGTACATATTGTATATTAACTGATTTTTTATGGTGGCAGCCGTGCAGATCCGAGCAATTCGGAGCCGACTGAAGCCTTTACTCGGCATTAAGATCGGTAGGACCAACCGGAACCATTTCTGACTGCAGACTAGCCGCTCCGTGCGATaaccgatgactccaacggttccgaatgactctagacagctctataggcttcggacggcaaCGAGCGAAACTGTTGGTTTGACAATCCATCACTAGTTGTTGCAAAGTTTCCAAGTGTGTGTATCttgttattttcattcctaTTTCGCAAGTCAATCTAGACAGACGCAAATCTGTTTTTCCATATACAATTAGCAATCGAGTCTGCACAAAATTTtgctaatattcagaatttaatcgaaacataaaacGAATGAGTTTGGATTCGATTTAATGTTTCTTAAGGGTCTCTGTTGTTCTGTACGTACGTGTAGAATAAGTTTGTTAGATTTTATGGGAACATTAAtgttaaatttgaaaaatatagCTACACAATgattgttcttctctggaaaattgaatacacTTCggcaaatagtaataacagatttTTGATTTGCAGTGCTTTCAGCGcttctcaaaatattctcgcggGCGGCATACATTATCTAtgcgggccgccagtttgacatacctgccCTAGATGAATGTGAGCCGTGgcaaatgcattttcaaaGCCAAGTGGTCCACGATCctaaaaaggttggagagcGTAGATAatagataaaaaatatatgcaTTGTAACTGGTAACAGCGATACTAATGATAGTAACCTAAGACGAATACCACTTAATCGTAAAcgattttaataatttagcGTGAATAGCGAACCATGTTTAAACCCATAAATATGATTGCTAATATATGGCATTTAATtctttttatatatttttctatCAAAATTATATGTTAATTGCGTTTAGTACAGATGATTTAGCTTGAATGAAATatgttaataaatttaattatttacactaatattataaatttttcttttttttctcgtaaGAATGGCCATCGTGGCCGTATGTTACAATTTAAAacttacaattttaaaatttatattccacacaaaaaatatcataattgtaagtgctttgtttgtttactgatttatttttacaacattatagttgttttattaaattaaaaacttcTCTACATTTTATCAAGTTATCTTTTATCAtcgcaacatcatcatcaacccATCAAACCGGCGCCACAAAAACGTAGAACATGCATTTGCTATCGCTCAAACTAAATACTATCGACGTTAAATACATCCAATCATGCTCCACTTGAAAGAAAATGAATCCACATTCACTCCCAGTCCTTACTGTTACTATGAAAATATCATTTCCTCTTCAAGTGTGTATCCTTTGAAAAAGTGTATCGAGAGAATGGTGAAAAGATtcctttccatcattttcACTAACCTAATAGAAGTGTCTCGCAGATTGATTGGTATCAATTCTTTGAATCAACAATACATATCAACCAGCTATACCCCGACAAAATAAATCCATGGCGTTTGCTGTTGACGAAGGGTGAATAATGACAAGcgatggagaaaaaaacatcttcaGCAACAGAGCAAGCAATAGAAGTTTTGATTGTTTACCCTTAATGAGTGTAGGTATGAAATTAAGTTACCCCAATGTCCATGATCCAAAAACATCAAGCAGGGCTATATTTGAATTACCTATGTGGCGAGTGATAAAGAGGCGGCCAAATTAATTCCGTATTCTCAATGACTGTTGATTTTAGCAAAGGTAACTGACGCTTCTGCTACTGACATTTGTGAAGGAATCTATGATACATTAATTTGAGGTATTTGAACTGTATTATTTATACTACTGTACATATTTAAGAGTTCTTAGTACTACACATTTAACATAATCTTTAAAAGCCcgatttgtttccttttgtCTTGTAATTATATTACACATAAAATCGATAAAATCATACTACCCTGCATCTATAAGCTCCTGGAAAAGGACGCACGTGGTTATCTGGTGTTTGTCCAATGCAAACACTCCAGCAAGggatgatttatttttcaactgCTATTTTCACAGCACTTATCACGCCTTTCTGTTTACCCGATTGCTATTCGAATGCATATTTTACTCACCATTTGACGAAGATGAAATCACTGCACTGAATTCCCTTTTGGTGGGGCTTCCACCGTGTATCATCGTGTTTTAGGACTCCCCGCGACATGGACTAAAGGGATTTTCCCTCACGAAAGCA
Proteins encoded:
- the LOC120958594 gene encoding probable small nuclear ribonucleoprotein E translates to MSFKGSKVQKVMVQPINLIFRYLQNRSRVQVWLYENTHLRIEGHIVGFDEYMNLVLDEAEEFNIKKQTRRQLGRIMLKGDNITLIQNVQN
- the LOC120958593 gene encoding uncharacterized protein LOC120958593, whose product is MKYEISYHSDSETMGSRAQSVICDKVLAGLPQLLDDLQKLSEDQDTADIVFVLGTGEERVYAHRIILMARCKSFQNTKRGEICRIPGCTVSTSAPGTPTPIRLPHIEPDIFRQFILYVYTAKIMLQDSKVFEMMTLAQDMGVEELKIACEDHVSKTMSVANACTFLTAVMEIKEKACGAKCAASFLDKCITYIAENASECVKTNAFLNLTKEGLIQVISYDNLGLEEEDVWRCVLAWAKNQAGVTQPTAHWTEEERQRVCQYLAPVISHVRLFLIDSQVFAEEVEPTGAVPIELSLERYRRAALHSNKLPTAAASAVPVPTGPLTENDKRLQPRLMLNLFHGSAILKNDKIHFQGTLNGWFGAAKQTWRMVYRASTNGFAASAFHRHCDGVAPLFIIALSSNGAISGGFTDVAFAKTNRKGGYLHSEKAFLFALNYNNEPPTKFDIVKKPYAICYHPDCGPIFGAGADLLISNNCNVNMESYSNFPHSYDGPNSYAFGHLFGDYNFTIIDYEVFTLAPATVPAGNKLKHERYP